From Thalassovita sp.:
TACCGCAGGGAGGACCGGGTTTCATGCCCACCAAACAGCCGGATCCATTCCGCCCCGCGGGCATCATTGCGGATCTGCAAAGAAAGCGGCACGGCCTGACTGGACGGCGGGAACCGCCCAAGGCCCAGCAGCAAGCGGACAACCCGCCCCTGCCCGCGTTCCACCGCAGCCTCACCCTGATAGCGGGCCTCTGCATGCACAGCGTGAAACCGGCGCACCGGCTCTGCCACCGGCAGGCCCAAAGCGTCAATCGCCTGCCCAAAGGGATCCATCAGCCAAACCCGCCTTCAAGAAACCGCGCCTTCAGCGCGTCATCCGGCACCACACATTGGTCAAAGCGGCCAAACAGCCGGTAGCGGTTGCGCGCGATCAGATTATAGAGCGGATCCTTCAGAACATGCGGCACCAGACGGATCAGTCGCGCCACACGCCACACCCCGCCAAAGCCGGAGACCAGCTCGGCCAGCGCATCAACCTTGGTGAACGCTTTACCGTCGCGGAACACCAAAATGGTGGTGAAGTTTTCATGCGGCAGCCCGACGCTTTTGA
This genomic window contains:
- a CDS encoding thiol-disulfide oxidoreductase DCC family protein; protein product: MHQDRAIDQTQAWQSDLDHAPYVMVYDGECVLCDGFFHFVLKRDRKQQVRFVIGQSPLGQALFKSVGLPHENFTTILVFRDGKAFTKVDALAELVSGFGGVWRVARLIRLVPHVLKDPLYNLIARNRYRLFGRFDQCVVPDDALKARFLEGGFG